The following are from one region of the Synechococcus sp. CBW1108 genome:
- a CDS encoding APC family permease, translated as MAVTAQAIGTVGLTLTAVFNIPEAMRTAGSATWISYALALVVVLLVGETLVLFRQLPGSPNGIAGYVSAGLGPRTGAVASWALLLGYGATLLGCLVFFGFFLDQLALHLGLQAPRLLAYLIGALGCLELARRDVQLSTRTMMVTESLSALIILSLTAAVVRQGWGAPDLAAINPLNDTAAQVRSGLMVAVLSFIGFESAANLGSEALQPERAVPRSIRTAVLIAGGLFVVWGAFLPEGLAWLPAAARQGLDPLSALADRMGIPGAGLWIKVGALLCLFGPCIGVLTALARLLFGLAEQQLVPAPLARVHPRFGTPSCALLAAGLPLVAGGALVVQRNLTINQIFGLFGGFTVLGFLLVYGLVALSSLRVSLPVNTRARQLLVGGTALAAVSAMAVAYLSGTVGQQNGMLITFAGLLLIGVLRVWWVLPVAADRLR; from the coding sequence GTGGCGGTGACGGCCCAGGCCATCGGCACGGTGGGGCTCACGCTCACGGCGGTGTTCAACATCCCTGAGGCGATGCGCACTGCCGGCTCCGCCACCTGGATCAGTTATGCCCTGGCCCTTGTGGTGGTGCTGCTGGTGGGCGAAACCCTGGTGCTGTTCCGCCAGCTGCCCGGCAGCCCCAACGGCATTGCCGGCTATGTGAGCGCTGGGCTGGGCCCGCGCACAGGTGCGGTGGCCAGCTGGGCCCTGCTGCTGGGCTATGGCGCCACGCTGCTGGGCTGTCTGGTGTTCTTTGGATTCTTCCTCGACCAGCTGGCCCTGCATCTGGGCCTGCAGGCGCCGCGGCTGCTGGCCTATTTGATCGGGGCCCTGGGTTGTTTGGAGCTGGCCCGCCGCGACGTGCAGCTCTCCACTCGCACGATGATGGTCACCGAGAGCCTCTCGGCCCTGATAATCCTCAGCCTCACTGCGGCGGTGGTACGGCAGGGCTGGGGTGCCCCGGATCTGGCGGCCATCAATCCCCTGAACGACACCGCTGCTCAAGTGCGCTCCGGATTGATGGTGGCGGTGCTCAGCTTCATCGGCTTTGAGAGCGCCGCAAACCTCGGTAGCGAGGCGCTCCAGCCGGAGCGGGCAGTGCCGCGCAGCATCCGCACCGCCGTGCTGATCGCCGGCGGGCTGTTCGTGGTCTGGGGAGCATTCCTGCCGGAGGGGCTGGCCTGGCTGCCGGCGGCGGCCCGTCAGGGCCTCGATCCGCTCAGTGCCCTGGCAGATCGTATGGGCATTCCCGGGGCGGGGCTTTGGATCAAGGTGGGTGCGCTGCTGTGTCTATTCGGCCCCTGCATCGGGGTTCTCACCGCCCTGGCCCGGCTGCTGTTCGGCCTGGCCGAGCAGCAGCTGGTGCCGGCCCCTCTGGCCCGGGTGCATCCCCGCTTCGGCACCCCGTCTTGCGCCCTGCTCGCGGCTGGTCTGCCCCTGGTGGCCGGAGGGGCGCTGGTGGTGCAGCGCAATCTCACCATCAACCAGATCTTCGGCCTGTTTGGTGGGTTCACCGTGCTCGGCTTTCTGCTGGTGTATGGCCTGGTGGCCCTCTCCAGCCTGCGGGTGTCCCTGCCGGTCAACACCCGCGCCCGGCAGCTGCTGGTGGGCGGCACCGCTCTGGCGGCCGTGAGCGCCATGGCAGTTGCCTATCTCTCCGGCACCGTGGGTCAGCAGAACGGCATGCTGATCACGTTCGCGGGTCTGCTGCTGATCGGCGTGCTGCGGGTTTGGTGGGTGCTGCCGGTGGCAGCTGATCGCCTCAGGTGA
- a CDS encoding efflux RND transporter permease subunit, protein MSLSDTFIRRPVLSTVCSILILMAGVISLPLLPIENLPNIAPPTIQVTANLPGADALTVESAVTGPLEEQINGAPGMDYISSNSTSQGVSQINVVFKAGTDADIDQVNVLNRVQTASAQLPEQVNSQGVTVQQTATSYLLVYNLTSTEGQFSREYLNGLYQLNLAYPLSRAEGVGQVTVFGASNPAYKLWVDPAKLSRFNLTILDVENALRSQNQIVVGGSIGGPPASANNPTNLPVLVQGNLRTVEEFENLVLSRGPSGMVSDSGPDGSLIRLRDVGRAEYAFQNFNQAAINLITGHPCVGFGVIQLPGSNAITTAEAVDQVLTQFRSTLPPGVKLEKVFDQTDFINASIFGALDALRDAVVLVLLIIFLFLQDWKATMVPALALPIALLGAMIFVKAFGFSINELTLLGVILATGLVVDDAIVVVEAVEARIEAGDKPFAAASNAMKELTGAILATALVLLAVFIPVTFFPGATGVIYRQFALTIVFSILVSTFNAISGKPLQSALLLGGGKTNPTGRGWTLIGGAFGAAYGYLFGGWLWLLLFGALGALVGTYLKPIFSGFNTQFDRMAAAYGRLLERAIRGRRLLVSAVLGGVVLTGVAFIAIPSGFVPTEDQGYGLGIIQLPPQASLEQTMKVADQARQILAQEPEIVSGELIGGAGFNGGALNQGLFFFGLKPIEERSSADQSARAVVQRLNHQFQKIEGAKVMAQQPAAVPGFSAQGGLSFQFNDLSNGGYSPTDLLVMANQLIDKAKASGFFYNLYTQFVSDAPVWRIEPDRDRMASLQVDFGTAMKVLGAVNGGAFVNQTYENGQYRQVYVQAEGSRRETIDSLENLYVPAAGGAQIPLMNLVTVRLDSAPSIISHFDLNRTVLIQGFEAIGKSTGQAIDALTATFQRLNFTNIGMDWSALSRSEVAAGSLAALVFALGLVVVYLVLSAQYGSYIDPLVILMTVPLAILGALLFLVLNKQVNNVYAQVGLVTLIGLAAKNGILIVDLANQRMEAGLSDVKAAMGAAQSRLRPILMTASAALSGFFPLVVASGAGAMSQRSIGSVIFGGLLVATAMSLFVVPAFYVLMKRLEASWFPASASNPSIPAS, encoded by the coding sequence ATGAGCCTTTCTGACACCTTCATCCGCCGGCCGGTGCTCAGCACCGTGTGCAGCATCCTGATCCTGATGGCCGGGGTGATCTCGCTGCCGCTGCTGCCGATCGAGAACCTGCCGAATATCGCGCCGCCCACTATCCAGGTGACGGCCAACCTGCCCGGGGCCGATGCGCTCACGGTGGAAAGTGCCGTAACCGGCCCGCTCGAGGAGCAGATAAATGGCGCTCCGGGGATGGATTACATCAGCTCCAACAGCACAAGCCAGGGCGTTAGCCAGATCAATGTGGTGTTCAAGGCCGGCACCGATGCCGATATAGATCAGGTGAATGTGCTGAACCGGGTGCAGACCGCCTCGGCCCAGCTGCCTGAGCAGGTGAACTCCCAGGGAGTGACGGTGCAGCAGACGGCCACCAGCTATCTGCTGGTGTACAACCTCACATCTACAGAAGGGCAGTTCAGCCGCGAATACCTCAACGGCCTCTATCAGCTCAACCTCGCCTATCCGCTCAGCCGGGCCGAGGGTGTGGGCCAGGTGACGGTGTTCGGCGCTAGTAACCCCGCCTATAAACTTTGGGTGGATCCGGCCAAGCTCAGCCGCTTCAACCTCACGATCCTGGATGTGGAGAACGCCCTGCGCTCCCAGAACCAGATCGTGGTGGGCGGCAGCATCGGCGGCCCGCCGGCATCTGCCAACAATCCCACCAACCTGCCGGTGCTGGTGCAGGGCAACCTGCGCACGGTGGAGGAGTTCGAAAACCTGGTGCTTAGCCGCGGCCCCTCTGGCATGGTCAGCGACAGCGGCCCCGATGGCAGCCTGATCCGGCTCCGTGATGTGGGCCGGGCGGAGTATGCCTTTCAGAACTTCAACCAGGCGGCGATCAACCTCATCACTGGCCACCCCTGCGTGGGCTTCGGGGTGATCCAGCTGCCAGGCAGCAACGCGATCACCACCGCCGAGGCGGTTGACCAGGTGCTAACGCAGTTCCGCAGCACCCTGCCGCCGGGCGTGAAGCTGGAGAAGGTGTTCGACCAGACCGATTTCATCAATGCTTCGATCTTTGGAGCGCTGGATGCGCTGCGCGATGCCGTGGTGCTGGTGTTACTGATCATCTTCCTGTTCCTGCAGGATTGGAAGGCCACGATGGTGCCGGCCCTGGCCCTGCCAATTGCGCTGCTGGGGGCGATGATCTTCGTCAAGGCGTTTGGCTTTTCGATCAACGAACTCACCCTGCTGGGGGTGATCCTGGCCACCGGCCTGGTGGTGGACGACGCCATCGTTGTGGTGGAGGCGGTAGAGGCCCGTATCGAGGCAGGCGATAAGCCCTTCGCTGCGGCCTCCAATGCGATGAAAGAGCTGACGGGCGCGATCCTCGCCACGGCCCTCGTTTTGCTGGCGGTGTTCATTCCCGTCACCTTTTTCCCCGGCGCCACCGGAGTGATTTACCGCCAGTTCGCCCTTACGATCGTGTTCTCGATCCTGGTGAGCACCTTTAACGCCATCAGCGGCAAGCCGTTGCAGTCGGCCCTGCTGCTGGGTGGCGGCAAGACCAACCCCACCGGCCGTGGCTGGACGTTGATTGGTGGGGCCTTCGGCGCTGCCTACGGCTATCTCTTCGGCGGCTGGTTGTGGCTGTTGTTGTTCGGCGCTCTGGGGGCGCTGGTGGGCACCTACCTCAAGCCGATCTTCTCTGGGTTTAACACCCAGTTCGATCGCATGGCAGCCGCCTATGGGCGGCTGCTGGAGCGGGCCATTCGAGGCCGACGGCTTCTAGTGAGCGCCGTGCTGGGCGGGGTGGTTCTCACCGGTGTGGCCTTTATTGCCATCCCCTCCGGCTTCGTGCCCACCGAAGATCAGGGCTACGGCCTGGGCATCATCCAGCTGCCTCCCCAGGCTTCGCTGGAGCAGACGATGAAGGTGGCCGATCAGGCCCGCCAGATCCTGGCGCAGGAGCCTGAAATCGTGAGCGGCGAGTTGATCGGCGGCGCCGGTTTCAACGGCGGTGCTCTCAATCAGGGCCTGTTCTTTTTCGGGTTAAAGCCGATCGAGGAGCGCAGCTCTGCTGATCAATCAGCCCGGGCGGTGGTGCAGCGGCTCAACCACCAGTTCCAGAAGATCGAGGGAGCCAAGGTGATGGCCCAGCAGCCGGCAGCAGTGCCGGGCTTCAGCGCCCAGGGCGGGCTCTCATTTCAGTTCAACGACCTAAGTAATGGCGGATACAGTCCCACCGATCTGTTAGTCATGGCTAACCAGCTGATCGACAAGGCCAAGGCCAGCGGCTTCTTTTATAACCTTTACACTCAGTTTGTGAGTGATGCCCCGGTGTGGCGAATCGAGCCCGACCGCGACCGTATGGCTTCGCTGCAGGTGGATTTCGGCACGGCGATGAAGGTCCTAGGGGCGGTTAACGGTGGGGCGTTCGTGAATCAGACCTACGAGAACGGACAGTACCGCCAGGTGTATGTGCAGGCCGAGGGCAGTAGGCGCGAAACCATCGACAGCCTGGAGAATCTCTACGTTCCCGCCGCCGGTGGGGCCCAGATCCCGCTGATGAACCTGGTGACGGTGCGGCTGGACAGTGCTCCGTCGATCATCAGCCACTTCGATCTCAACCGCACGGTGCTGATTCAGGGCTTTGAGGCGATCGGTAAGAGCACCGGCCAGGCCATCGATGCGCTCACCGCTACCTTCCAGCGGCTTAACTTCACCAACATCGGCATGGACTGGTCGGCCCTGAGCCGCTCGGAAGTGGCGGCCGGTTCCCTGGCGGCGCTGGTGTTTGCCCTGGGCCTGGTGGTGGTGTATCTGGTGCTCTCGGCCCAGTACGGCAGCTACATCGATCCGCTCGTGATCCTGATGACGGTGCCGCTGGCGATCCTGGGGGCACTGCTGTTCCTGGTGCTCAACAAGCAGGTGAACAATGTCTACGCCCAGGTGGGTCTGGTGACCTTGATCGGCCTGGCGGCCAAGAACGGAATCCTGATCGTGGACCTGGCCAACCAGCGCATGGAGGCGGGCCTGTCGGACGTGAAGGCGGCGATGGGGGCGGCCCAGTCGCGCCTGCGGCCGATTCTAATGACTGCCTCAGCAGCTCTTTCCGGCTTCTTCCCGCTGGTGGTGGCAAGTGGTGCCGGCGCCATGAGCCAGCGCTCGATCGGCTCGGTGATCTTCGGTGGGCTGCTGGTGGCCACGGCGATGAGCCTGTTCGTGGTGCCGGCCTTCTATGTGTTGATGAAACGGCTGGAGGCAAGCTGGTTCCCGGCCAGTGCCAGCAATCCCTCCATCCCTGCTTCCTGA
- a CDS encoding efflux RND transporter periplasmic adaptor subunit — protein sequence MLAFPALLATLVGCVKPPPPPPQSTFSLTSPAPQAFTDQATYQSTLESIANVPLAAEIDGRIVAMSMREGQMVRPGELLFRLDQIQQQASLAADAAEARKDRFNAERYIFLNEQGAVSTKQRDAYVTQAISSDEKVRASSATLAYKDVKAPIAGMVGDIQHKLGAVVRQGETITNIVDNRSLWVRLDVPGELAYRVRLGMPVELQAPDKPALKAIGKVTFIAPSLDRRTQTLLVKATFENSDGALRDQQRVQASLRFGREQKLAIPQAAVLLQAGQTFVFRAVQPAEAQRLIGAPITPAPSAGALVAVQTPVTLGSLQGGRFAVIKGLSSSDAVVLGNLAQLRSGMVIPRR from the coding sequence ATGCTGGCGTTTCCGGCGCTTTTGGCCACCCTTGTCGGCTGCGTCAAGCCACCACCGCCGCCACCACAGTCCACCTTTTCTCTGACCAGTCCGGCTCCCCAGGCCTTCACCGATCAGGCCACCTACCAGAGCACCCTTGAATCGATAGCCAACGTGCCCCTGGCCGCTGAGATCGATGGCCGCATTGTGGCGATGTCGATGCGCGAGGGCCAGATGGTGCGGCCGGGGGAGCTGCTGTTCCGGCTCGATCAGATTCAGCAGCAGGCCAGTCTGGCTGCCGATGCGGCGGAGGCCCGTAAGGATCGTTTCAATGCCGAGCGCTACATCTTCCTCAATGAGCAGGGCGCCGTCTCAACCAAGCAACGCGATGCCTATGTCACCCAAGCCATCTCCAGTGATGAGAAAGTGAGGGCGAGCTCAGCCACGCTGGCCTACAAGGATGTGAAGGCACCTATCGCCGGCATGGTGGGTGACATTCAGCACAAGCTGGGGGCGGTGGTGCGCCAGGGCGAAACCATCACCAACATTGTCGACAATCGCAGCCTCTGGGTGAGGTTGGATGTGCCCGGCGAGCTGGCCTATCGCGTACGGCTCGGCATGCCGGTGGAGCTGCAGGCGCCCGACAAGCCGGCGCTGAAGGCGATCGGCAAGGTGACATTTATCGCCCCGTCGCTCGATCGGCGTACCCAGACGCTGCTGGTGAAGGCCACCTTCGAGAATTCCGATGGCGCCCTGCGCGATCAGCAGCGCGTGCAGGCCAGCCTGCGATTCGGCCGTGAGCAGAAGCTGGCGATTCCCCAGGCTGCGGTGCTGCTGCAGGCGGGGCAGACGTTTGTGTTCCGGGCGGTGCAGCCCGCTGAAGCCCAGCGCCTGATCGGCGCACCGATCACACCGGCCCCCTCGGCAGGTGCCCTGGTGGCGGTGCAGACGCCCGTGACCTTAGGCAGCTTGCAGGGCGGTCGCTTCGCCGTTATCAAAGGGCTTAGCTCAAGCGATGCAGTGGTTCTGGGCAATCTGGCCCAGCTGCGCAGCGGCATGGTGATCCCGCGGCGATGA